The genomic DNA GGATATCACCCGCCGCTTTGGCCAGAAAGGGCTGGGCCAACGTAACCTTGGTCGCGCGATGCAACTGTTGATGGAAAGCTCCGAGACCAACGAAGGACAGTGCATGTTTGCCTACGACGTGTTTAAAACTCTGGAGCGGGTGATTCTCGATTATGTTTCCGAGGCTGGAGACCGGGCCAAATATCTTGAAGACCTCAAGATCGCTCAGGGACTCTATCGTGAACGGATCATGACGGAGATGTTCAACGCCTATATGGATGAACCTCATGCCATCCGTACCGACGTGATGAGTTACGTCAACATGGTGATCGGTATTGACGCCGAAAATCTCGGACCGGACAAAATGTGGAAATATCGCGACCCACAGACCGGTGAATTGAAAGCGTTGAAGATCGATCAGCGCTATGTGCAGAGCATTGAAGAGCGTCTTGGCCTGAAAACCGCTGAGCAGCGTGAATCGTTCCGCACCTCAATCCGCAAGATCTACGGTCAGAAGATCACCCTTGATCCGGGTTATGACTTTATGGACAACCTGGAACTGGTCAAGGCGGTTACCGATGTGCGGTTGAAATCGGATATTGCCGGGGCAGGCAGCCTGATCGGAGCCCTGGCCAATCGGACCAACGAAGATAACCAGAAGCTCTACGACCGCATGGTCGACACCATGTTTAACAAGCTCAATTACTGTAAAACCTGTGCTCAAAAGACCATCGAGTATTTCTGCACCCAGCAGGATGAGCGCTGATTCGCATCAGCGGGTTGGAAAGGTGAACAGTTGATGAAAAAATACACACAACAACCGCCCCAACAGCCTCTCGTTGCCGATGAGGCGATGGCGGATCTGTCGCCGGAACAGCGCACGGCGCTGGAGTCGGAAAACGACACTGATCCCGTACATCGGCCGTTTGCCGTGTGCTCTCCCGAGCCCAGTCTGGGGGCGTTTGCAAGCTTGTATGCGTCCAATGACATGAATATGCTGCAGGCGATGAGTGCTCCCAAGAGCAGTTATACCACCCATATTCGCACGCTGGATGAACTGTTGGAACGGGACCGCAATCGTGAAAAGGACGGCTTCCCGCGCAAAATTCAGGTTGGGCGGCTGATCAAGCCCCAGCAGGGGGCCGGTGACAAAGTGATCGTGGTGCCGACCACGGTGGAAGAAAAACTGATTCACGACAATCAGTTCAGTGATCCTGAAAGTGGCGGCGGCGGTCAAGGCGGCAGTGGCGAAGGTGATGAAGGTGAAGTGATCGGTGAAGCGCCGGTGCGGCCTGAAGGAGAAGGGGAAGGGCAAGGGGCCGGTGAAGGTAAGGATGCGGCCCATGAGGTGGAATCAAGCGCCTACGATCTGGGGCGGATTCTGACCGAACAATTTGAACTGCCCAATTTGCAGAACAAAGGCAAAAAGAGTTCCCTGACTCAGTTTACCTATGATTTGACCGACCGTAATCGCGGCTTTGGTCAACTTCTCGACAAAAAAGCCACCCTGCGTCGGGTGTTGGAAACCAACATTGCTCTGGGCAACGTGGATGAGGATGGTGTCAAAGATCCTTCAAATCTGCTGATCGCGCCACGCGACAAAGTGTATCGGGTGCTGTCGAAAGAGAAGGACTATGAATCGCAGGCCATGGTGTTCTTTGTCCGTGACTACTCCGGCTCCATGCACGGAAAAGCCACTGAGTTGGTGGTATCGCAGCATGTCATGATCTATAGCTGGCTGCTCTACCAGTTCGCCCGCCGGGTGGAGACCCGTTTTATCCTCCACGATACCGAAGCGCGCGAAGTCCCGGACTTTCACACCTATTACAACATGCAGGTGGCCGGAGGAACCCGGGTGATGGCTGCTTACAAGATGGTCAACGAAATCGTTGAACAGGAGGGGCTGGCCCGCGATTACAACATCTATGTCTTTCATGGCACTGATGGCGATGATTGGGACAGCCGCGGTAAGGAAACCTTGCCGCAGCTCAAGCAGATGCTCACCTACGCCAGCCGGGTCGGCATTACCATTGCCGAGCATCTCTACGCCGGTGACCGTAAAACCCAGGTTGAGACCTATATTAACCAGGCGGGCCTGCTCGATACCCACGGTAACTTGCTGCGTCTCGACAGTATGGGTGAGGATGCCCCGGAAGAGCGGATTATCGAAGGAATCAAAAAGCTGATTGCGCCGTCCTGATATGGACAGACGCTGAGGATACGGTATGGAACTGATTAATCAGCACAGCAAAAAGATTATGGAAGGCTGTAAGGAGCGGGCTCGGGATGCTGGGCTGCGTTTTGACGAGCAGACCTTGGAGTATGTTGTCACCAATCGCGACATGCTTGAGTTGTCGCCCAAGGTGATGATCCCAACCCTTTACGATTACTGGGTGCATGACGTTGAAGTGCTCAAGGAGAAGGGCAAGTACGAACTCTATCCAGGCAACCCTTACGAGACTGTTATCAACACCCGGCCGGCCATTTCGTTTTACAATGACAACAACCCCGATTGGCTTAACGTGATGATCTTTTACCACGTGCTCGGTCATATCGACTTTTTTCAAAACAATCTGTTTTTCCGCCATACCTGGGATTACGATCTCGCCGGTCAGGCCCTGGCCGACAAACGGCTGATCGCCCGGTTACGCTCGGAGAAAGGTCGTTGGGTTGACTACGTGATTGAGTTTACCCGCGGAATCGACAATCTGGTCGGCTACTACAATAC from Desulfuromonas acetoxidans DSM 684 includes the following:
- a CDS encoding DUF444 family protein codes for the protein MKKYTQQPPQQPLVADEAMADLSPEQRTALESENDTDPVHRPFAVCSPEPSLGAFASLYASNDMNMLQAMSAPKSSYTTHIRTLDELLERDRNREKDGFPRKIQVGRLIKPQQGAGDKVIVVPTTVEEKLIHDNQFSDPESGGGGQGGSGEGDEGEVIGEAPVRPEGEGEGQGAGEGKDAAHEVESSAYDLGRILTEQFELPNLQNKGKKSSLTQFTYDLTDRNRGFGQLLDKKATLRRVLETNIALGNVDEDGVKDPSNLLIAPRDKVYRVLSKEKDYESQAMVFFVRDYSGSMHGKATELVVSQHVMIYSWLLYQFARRVETRFILHDTEAREVPDFHTYYNMQVAGGTRVMAAYKMVNEIVEQEGLARDYNIYVFHGTDGDDWDSRGKETLPQLKQMLTYASRVGITIAEHLYAGDRKTQVETYINQAGLLDTHGNLLRLDSMGEDAPEERIIEGIKKLIAPS